CAAAACTATTTTTGGCATTATTCcatccatttttaatttataaataagTATTTTGCATTTAACTGAACTGTAGTTGGTGAAAAGTTTATCTGTTCACCCCAACAGTTCATTGTGGGTTACCTTTTCcagtatttctcttttttttttgttgttccagGCAAACCGCATCCCCACCTACCCTATATACACCTATATCTACCCTCTGAGTGTCATACACCCCCTTGTTAAGTGCTGTCTACTCCATCCACTGATATTTCAGCTTTATTGTTTGTGATAAAGGTTACCCCCAACAACACTGTTTGGAAATTCTGTCTAATTTTGTGTGGTAGTGTTGAAACAATGAAAGCATTGTGGAAGTGCAGCATGTTGTGCTAACTGTCACcacttctgtgtctctctgtctttacaGGGCTATGGGGAAGGCTCTCACTATAATGAGCATGATGGACTGTCCTCTTCCCCCTTCCTTACCTCAGGGATTGTTGGTAAGCTATGTTAACTAGATAAGAGGAAGATGGTCTGGTTGATGGGCAACTTTTGAGGTTTTTTTCAAGCTCACAGGCTAGACTGTCATTGCCCCATCTGAGTTAAAGAAGTGTCGCTCAGATAGTTTGCATGCAAACGTAGTAACACGGTGGATGTGAGGCTGTAATTTtaggggagtgtggggggggatCTATAGTCATGGCAGTCTCAAGTGAGACACAGTGCCAGGAGGCTGTGGCTCAGCAGCCCATGATATTCGGAGGGGGTGGATGGAGGTTAAGGGCACTCAAGCACAAACTCTCCCTCGGGGCAAGGCTCTGGCCTGCAGCTTCTTCCCAGCTgagcaggcaggaggaggggggcactTTAATTACCTCTGTGCCATTTATAATGTGGCAATTTGTCATTGATTTCCTCTCACTCCATAAATATAACACATACAATAGGCAGAACTCCATATGCCGACTTTGCTTAACAAAAGTGGATGAAATGCAGAGTAAGGAGGCATTTAGAAATTAATCCAAAATTCAATGTGTCAAATCCTCGTGAGCTGGCACAATGGTCCCATGTTGCAAGTTTTAAATGCCCTTATTAAATCAGTGTGTCAGCTTAAATGTAGAGTGACTTGCTGCAAGTGATGTATGCTTCTAAATCCAATGTTTAGTATGCTTTTCTGTAGGTTTCCTGTCACCTTTTAATTGCCTGATGCCTAGAACAAATTGCATTGAATAAAGTGgataaaaaaatccatccatATCTGTGGACAGTAGTCGTTCATATTCTGTTCTTGGTATGAGCTTTGAAGTGGACATAGGCTCACGTctcattgattgttttttttcttgtaggtAAAAATGAAAGAGTACCTTACTCCTCCTTTGGGACACAGGTAAGGGAAGATACCCATTTGTTTAGTCTTCTGCCTGACCTGCGGCCTAGCATTGTGCTCTTTGATGGAAAATATGTAATTGCACCAACATGTTTCCATTTCAAGTCAGGTTGGCGTCAAATGAAGaaactgtttttctgtgctgtcttGTGCTGTCTTTTCAGTTAAGCTGGTGCCTCTTATCAGTGTCAGTCCTTTCAGCTGGTGAAAGTATTTAACTCACTTCACCGTACATGAAGcgtctttaaaataaaacattaagcaCTTTCGGAGAGCTTTGATTTGTTAGGTGTTTGTTCCAGTCTGACTCAGCTTTCACCCCCTCTGTTGTGAAGCCAGATTATTTCTGTCCCTGCTGACAGCTGTGTGGATTTCTTTTGGCTCAAATTCTATGTGGTTTCATCCAATAAGCCCCGGAACCAAggatgtgtgcatacatgtattcctgtgtgcttgtgtgtgtcttccCTTTGCACTGACCCTGATCTCCTTGTTTCTGTCTAGCCTGGTTTCCTGCCCAGTGACATGGCAATGCCCAGCCCAGATGCTATGTCACCCTCTGGCCTGAAGTCTGGCTCTCAGTTCTACCCCTCATATCCCAACAACCCCCGTAGGCGGCCCTCAGAGGGGAACATTGGTAAGATATGTTTAGGGGGTTGGGGTCATTACTACATGTTGGTCGATAAGGTATTTTGCCAGATGTGGAATTTGGCAGATTAAAGGATGTTGCAGATTATTATATGATGCAAGAGTAGCAATGGAACATGAATAAGGTTGACAAAGCAAGAATACTTGGGGCCTGCATCtactctttaaaatgaatgagaaatttAGCTGGTGTGTTATGTTTTCAGGTCATTCATTGATTGAAATATTCATGCAGTTGAACAAAATTTTTGCAAAGCTAAATATGCCTGTTTTACAGGTATTCAAAAGTTAGAACCGGCAGTGTTATGATTTTAAAttgttgtaaaatgtgtgcCTAAAGTATTTGAATACACAATCTTGAATTGTTTTCACAATGGCCATaattttttcctcccctcttttGCCCTGCAGACACCCAGCCAAAGAAGATAAGGAAAGTTCCCCCTGGCCTGCCCTCTTCTGTGAGTGTCCATTTCTCCTCTCCACACAGTCAACATCGCCCTTCAGCTAACTCCCTCCACTACATACTGAGGGCATGACTCAAAGTTGCTTTAACGCTGCTGTGAATTTTGCCTTCTAGTGATTCATGCCCACAATACTGTCAGAGTTGATCATGCCTAGTGTTTGTGATTATCCTTATGTCATTGATGCCACTTGATTTTAGTGGAAATGCCTTGACTCATGAAACTCCCTCCCTTTATATAACCAATGTGTGCAGTTCCTTGATTTAAGATCCTTAAATCAATCAACCTTTTATAAAGCACAACCTAATAATGTGGTCTCTTCTGCTAATTAAAGATATGTTGCTGAAACGGTGTAACCACTTTCAGCTGGGCACACCTCAGAACCACCCCTCTGTAGAACAAGAAGAGTGCCTGGCTACCCAGCTACCTTGCTTTGGGAGACTGAGGTGGAGATGTTGGATTGCTACACTTGGTGACcttatatttattattgatgTAACGCCTGACCATGCAGCCAAATATGATGCATTGCAGACTGAAGGAGATTTTTACTGCTCTTGGTGGTGAAAAGAAATCGGAGAGCTGGCATAGTTTGTTCTTGTACAAAACGACTCATACTGTTTCGATTTCCCTTCAACATCGAGCAGAAGAACATCTAATATCAATACAAACATTGCATTTGGTGCAAGTGGGCCTCCCAAGTGGCTCACTCAGCAAGGCAGTCATCTTGAGTGCAGGCAGAGCCCTGTGGCTGAGGTTGGAAACCGTTTGTGTCATCTGCCAGAAGTGACCAGGGACCCAAAGCAATGGAACAatttggcttcattccaccagaGATGGGTAGCCAGGTCGGTCAAGGGTTTCCTTGTTTAACTACTCTCAGGCTCCCTGTAATTCATCATCCCTGCTCAAGTTGCTGGGATGATATCAGTGGAGTAACGCACATCATCCAATCGCACCCTCTTCAATGTGGGGCAATATGTGtcttgtgcaaaaaaaaaaaaaaaactagaacaTTGGCTCACAGCGCTTTGCACAGATGAAAAGGAGTCAACCAGTTCGAAATCAACTTGTAAATCATCTTTCACATCAAAGCAGTTTGCCCTTCTATTTCCTTCAGAAGGAAATGTGGCTGCTGTTCACATGTGCTGCAGAGTTGAAAGGAAAAAGGCCAGTGGAAGTTCACTTCAAAGTGAACATGCATATGGGAATACAACCTAATGTCACCACTTAGCTAAAGCTCTCCACTACACATTGACACTGTCACCCTTAAAGTGGCCTTTTCCATCTGTaggagattttaaaaaaatagagcataatatgtttttataattaatgCAATTGCTGGTCCCTGTGTCCAAGTACACATATTGTGGAATTACACCTACTGTACAGGTTAGCTGGTATGTTTTGGCATGTTGCATCAGTTTTGAGTTagtgttcaattttttttgtttttcaatgcaGTAGAAATCACTTAAGGTGGTTTAAATTTGCTGATTTTCAAATTAAACCAAGCCATGAGGAGTGGGTGCAAATAAATGTCTACTACTCCTATGTGTATGGgactctcttttcctccctttgTCAGTGTGACCCAGTTGAGAGATGGTATACTCCCAGATCAATGTCTCTGTCTGAGCTCAGATTAAGAGCTGCTTGCTACTTCTGTCTCGTGGAATCTAGGCTTTAACCTCTTCctgtaacaccccccccccccccccccgccccaacaccatcttttttaatctctttatACTTGTGCGCTGTGGCCCAGGCTATTCTGTGTATTAGAAAACCCTGCAGTAATAATCCAGGTGTACTCTGGCTTTTGCCTGTCATTAAAGCCATGTATTATTTGAGAGGTAACTTCAAATGCTTGTTTTTGGCAAGTGGAACTGTTACTAATTTTGGTCAGAATATGGCACATCAGTTACATCATAAATTGACTTTCTCTCTATTTATAACTGTTTGTTGTACCATATAGGATCATTCTTCTACATTTTGATTGCTTTGTGGCCATCCCAACCATATCCAACCTTCTCTTGTTTGTGTGGTTTTACTGAAGgttacattgtgtttttttgtgtaggGTGTATGTTGCACTTATGTATTGaagcatgtacacactcacatcacTGTCTAAGGGGAtggcacattttgaaatgtgcgCAGTTGTGCCCTGTATGTACCGTCTTTCTTGCAGCTTtataaaatggattttgttcTCTTCAGTTCATTCGAGATAACAGTGTGTTGTATGCATcgacatgtaaatgtaatactcAGAAAAGGAGCAACTACGTCTCTCACGTGTACAACAGTCCCCATCCCCACTCCTGTACTTTTGGCAAACTCAAAAGCCTCCCCCGAAAAGCCTgctcagcattttaaaatggagaCTTCTATAGCAGGGGTACCCACGACAGCCCAACCCCGTCCGCTGTGGAACCTCCCCCTTCCATATGCTTAATCTAGGCTTTACTATATTCTCATTCCAATTTCCCACCCTTGTTCTTTGCTCTCATTTTCCTTGCCTCCATCTCCATTAGGTCAGACCCTCTATTTTTTactctctttccccctcactGTTGCAacctctctcaccctgcctttctctcccagccctcccccctcagccctcccccctccactctcCCCAACCCCCTCTCCTCAGCCCAGCTGCCTGTGGAGTTGGATGGGGTCCAGGAACGGGCAGATGGCTCTGTAATTAGAAGTGCATCTCTCCATTCCCTTTCCACTTCTCCCTGTTAAatcacattacagaaaaaacTCAGTGCTGGATTTGCATTCTCTGCTGCTTCCGCTTCTGTCTCTTCATACATGGAAAACATAGCAATGAGTAATGAAGGTGTATGGACGGGGAACCATAACATGCCTGCCTGCTTCATGGGTCGGTGTCTGAGCATCAGCACGTGGTGAAGGCAGAAGATGGCCACTCCGCTTCTGTCCATAAGCCTCTCAGTTTAGGTTTCAGTTGCGTTGATAGCGTAACATAGCATTGTTCTGGTTTGTAACAGAACTGCAGGCACAAGTGTGCGTCTCTACagaattgagtttttttttttcccacttttaaCCTGTGTGCGTAGCTGAAAAAGCTTAACTGCAAAGCTCTCTAAAGGCACAGTACAGAAGGGTCACTTTTGGACACTTGCATGTCGGTTGAATGTATCCCCTCTTAGTGGTGAACAATGTCCCCAGGCATTTGGACACTATAGGAGCCAGTGCGTTGAAGAAAATGACATTGCTCATGTGTTTAAGTTTTGGGTTGGCTGGCAGTGGGAGGGCAGCGGTGCTGCTTGCCCCATGTGCGGGGCAGTCCCGGCTGAGCGTGCAGttggagggggaggtggagaagGGGCTGCAGTCAGCAGCCTTGCCGTTTCCCTTGGCTCCAGGGAAGGAGGAAGCGCGTGCTGTGTGATGAGCTTTCCCACAGCGCTGCTCGTTTCTCCTCCATGCCAAGCCTCGGCTGCCCCCTCTGCTTCTCCTCGCTGCTGCCCACTGCGAGGAGCGCAAACACTTCAGTGGAAGTGCATGCCAAATAAATGCTGCTATTTATGTTTGCAAATGATCATCTCAGGCAGTCGCTGTATTCACCTCCCTGCCCTGTCTGTGTTCAGTATTTATGAAGGCTGAAATTGCTTTATTAGAGCTGTATTAGAGGTAGTATCAGCTGAATTTTGTGGTGCCTTTGTCTTTGTATTGAAGTGTGTTGACCGTACACCACTGAGTCACCACGCTGTTATGTTTGGTTCCCGTAGGTCTATGCCTCCACCTCCGGGGAGGAGTTCACCCGCGATGGTGCTGGATACCCTGCGTCCAAGCCAGGGACAGTGTTCCCCGGCTCTTTCTACATGCAAGGTTAGTAACGCCTGCATTTCAACCTGACCTCATTCATTTGAAAGGATGTGCTCACTTCCAATTTAATCATGATCAAGTGTTAATTTAAGAAATTTATTGCAAGTTTTTTgcaactgaattgaatttgGCGCTAAAGAGTGTGAACTGAAACTtagttttttgtatttttttttttttttttttgcttagctTCAGCTTATTTCTGTCAACCCAAAAATATAACAGTTTTCATTATataacaattttacatttattttattttacaaattttatCAACCATCAGTAAATCTGTGGATTTATTTTGTTAGAAATGTGAAAGGAGGCAAATGACAAAACCCATATGTTTTACTATTGAGTTTacatttcacttaaaaaaattGAGTCGGTTTGAATTAAGTTAGATTTAattgaatttgacatttttaccaCAATGGGATTGGAATTGTTTCAGCTGGTCCTTAAGTTTCAGAATAGATACTGTGTGTTCAACATGAGAAGCTAGTGCTGAATGAAGAATGAATTAAGTTGAAAGTTGATCTTGTGGATATTCACCATCCTCTCATTGTGTTGCCAGAGCCCTTGCACCCTTCCCCAGACCCCTGGGGCACCTCTGGGCCACTGGGTCAGCCGGGGTACTCTACCATGCTGGGCAACTCCCCTCACATGGGCCAGCCGGGCCCCTTCTCTGCCATCAACCCCCAGGACAGGATGGTAAGACACCACCTTTCACTTTGTTCAAgtgccttttttcccttcttttttgcCATAGCAGAAGACTTTTAAACGTAGACAACTTCAGAACTCGAGAAACCATTTTGACGCCAGTTTAGCTTGGGTGTGTCCTGTGTATTCTTATGTGTTGTGGTCTCTAATGCAGAGTAGGTTAAGTAGAGGGCAGACAAGCGATGATTAGAACAATAATGTTGATGCAGTGATACACATGGATACAAAGCCATAAAAATAGCTCAGCCCACTGCATGGTTGCAATCCAGCTGTTTTCTGTGCCTTTCTCAGTAGCACCAACCCCTGCCTTTGTCCCCACAGAACTACCCCCTCCATGGCAGTGAAGTGAACGGCAGTTTGCCCTCCGGCTTCCACTCCAGTTCAGGGGGATATGGCGTCTCCAATCATACGCCCCCCATCAATGGCACAGATGGCATCATGGGTATGGCGCTTGACATaatacacgcatgcacaacCGTTGAATGTTTTTACCCCAGTATGATTTAATTGGCATCCTGAAATGTACCTTTTTTCTAGGCATGTTCTCCTCAGTCGGACgggatttattatttaaagttAATTTTCCTTGAAGATGTCCGGTTTGATTAGCATTGCTTCAGAGAATTTGTTTCTaagcataaaaaaatgaagacgtACGGTGTACAAGTGCAGCAGTTTAGGTCTTCAAATTTCTCTCCCGTTTAATCTCTTGCAGCCAACCGAGGCACCACAGCAGGGAGCTCAGGAGACGAGATTGGAAAGGCTTTAGCTTCGGTGAGTGGAGCTCTTTCAGAGTGGCGTCTTCAGGCTGTGCCGATTCAAAAGATGAATTTGACTCTGTGGAGTGTTAAGGTTTCCTTGAAATGACagttccatttacatttttggtaCACTTCCTATTACACTGTCCGACAGcagattgtctttttttttttctatagatCTACCCCTCGgaccacaacagcaacaacttctcctccaccccctccactccAGTGGGCTCTCCTCAGGGCATTGCAGGTACATTGTGAGCAGAGCCAAGGCCACAGGGGCATTGCAGAGTAGCCTATATTCAAAGTGGAGAGCATGTTAGTCACAGATGCAGCGAACAGTATCCGAACTCTAGCAACGTCATTCACTGCTGAATGGGTGCTGCAAAGGAGGCCGTTCACTAATGCCATGAAACCATGACTCTGAGCGACAAAAGCCTGAGAGTGGCTCTGCAGCTCCATCTGCTGTCCACAAAGAGAACCTACGTGAATTTCACAAATCCATTTAACTAGCCAGTAGCAGTGTCAAGTTAATGCATCACATGACTTGtaattgagattttttttttgttttgtgttgcttcACTTACGCACAGTCACAATGACTTCAGTAAAACTACGTCAGCGGAGATGTCTGTAATATCTGATGTGAATGATTCCATGTGTTTTCTCCCCAGCAGCTGCATCTCAGTGGCCCAGACCCTCTGGTCAGGCTGCCTTATCACCCAACTATGAGGGTGGACTGCAAGCACTGGTAAGCTataactggattttttttttttgccgttaACTGTCTATATTTGCCAGATACTACAAAATATCCACTATTTTAAATCTCTGATGATTAATGCCTTAGTCCCCTGACATCTGCTGCTGCCCacctgattgtgtgtgtgtgtgtgtgtgtgtgtgtcctttgcAGCAGAACAAAATGGAGGACCGTTTGGAGGAGGCCATCCATGTGCTGCGCAGTCATGCTGTGGGGCAGGGCCCAAGCATGGGGGGAGCTCACTCGGACATGCATAACCTGCTGAGTGCGGTGTCCTCTGTGCACAATGGAGGCTTGGGGGGGCTGGCACAGGCTTTCTCCAATGCTGGGCTGGCCCTCAGCAACCGTCACCCTGCCATGGTGAGATGAGCGCCCTTTTGTCCCTGTCTGCTGCCCTGTCTCTCCAGCTTGAAACACGGGTTACTTTTGACTTTCGTTGATTTAGTATGTTGAAATACCTCCCTGCTTTGCTGATTTTCTCAGATGGGCAGTCATCATGAGGACTCTGCAGGCCTTCCTCCGAGCAGTGCGCTTCTGCACGGTCACCATGCCTCAGTCCCCGCACAGCCTGGCGGGCAAACTGAGGGCTTCACCAGTGAGTACCtttccacccccccaccccccccgccactgccactgccactgccactgccactgccactgccactaTGGAGTCATCCCATTCCCATCAGGGAACCGAGGATTCCATCTGATTGCCCTGCAGCATACCCTGATGGAATAGATTGACCTTGTGGGTCGTGTTTGGCACAGAACACTACTGTAGAGATGGTATGCACTGATCAGAAGAAGTACATAGAGAAAATGGCTCCACCTGTCTCCACAGGTCTGTCTGGAGGCATGACCCGCTCCACACACTCCTCTAGCAGCTCAGACATCAAGAGAGAGGACAAAGAGGATGAGGAGAACTCCACTGCAGAGAAGTCTGAGGATGAGAAGAAAGATGGAAAGGTGTCCCGCGGCAGGACAAGGTGGGTTCTCCTGAACCCGTCTCACCTGATTGTCTAATGCCACATACACCCACCTCCACAAGCTCCATATGTGCTTAAATCAACTGCACTTT
The nucleotide sequence above comes from Megalops cyprinoides isolate fMegCyp1 chromosome 2, fMegCyp1.pri, whole genome shotgun sequence. Encoded proteins:
- the tcf3b gene encoding transcription factor 3b isoform X4 encodes the protein MLFFLRWFVYLAIYFTVGCCTFEKKKMFAPPVANGKNRPTTLASSQFGGSGLDERSGSSSWGPGEQNSPSFNQGRGYGEGSHYNEHDGLSSSPFLTSGIVGKNERVPYSSFGTQPGFLPSDMAMPSPDAMSPSGLKSGSQFYPSYPNNPRRRPSEGNIDTQPKKIRKVPPGLPSSVYASTSGEEFTRDGAGYPASKPGTVFPGSFYMQEPLHPSPDPWGTSGPLGQPGYSTMLGNSPHMGQPGPFSAINPQDRMNYPLHGSEVNGSLPSGFHSSSGGYGVSNHTPPINGTDGIMANRGTTAGSSGDEIGKALASIYPSDHNSNNFSSTPSTPVGSPQGIAAASQWPRPSGQAALSPNYEGGLQALNKMEDRLEEAIHVLRSHAVGQGPSMGGAHSDMHNLLSAVSSVHNGGLGGLAQAFSNAGLALSNRHPAMMGSHHEDSAGLPPSSALLHGHHASVPAQPGGQTEGFTSLSGGMTRSTHSSSSSDIKREDKEDEENSTAEKSEDEKKDGKVSRGRTSQDEDDDEDLPAEVKVEREKERRVANNARERLRVRDINEAFKELGRMCQLHLSNDKPQTKLLILHQAVNVILNLEQQVRERNLNPKAACLKRREEEKVSGVVGDSQMQLSGGHPGLGGDGHNPVSHM
- the tcf3b gene encoding transcription factor 3b isoform X2 — protein: MLFFLRWFVYLAIYFTVGCCTFEKKKMFAPPVANGKNRPTTLASSQFGGSGLDERSGSSSWGPGEQNSPSFNQGRGYGEGSHYNEHDGLSSSPFLTSGIVGKNERVPYSSFGTQPGFLPSDMAMPSPDAMSPSGLKSGSQFYPSYPNNPRRRPSEGNIDTQPKKIRKVPPGLPSSVYASTSGEEFTRDGAGYPASKPGTVFPGSFYMQEPLHPSPDPWGTSGPLGQPGYSTMLGNSPHMGQPGPFSAINPQDRMNYPLHGSEVNGSLPSGFHSSSGGYGVSNHTPPINGTDGIMANRGTTAGSSGDEIGKALASIYPSDHNSNNFSSTPSTPVGSPQGIAAAASQWPRPSGQAALSPNYEGGLQALNKMEDRLEEAIHVLRSHAVGQGPSMGGAHSDMHNLLSAVSSVHNGGLGGLAQAFSNAGLALSNRHPAMMGSHHEDSAGLPPSSALLHGHHASVPAQPGGQTEGFTSLSGGMTRSTHSSSSSDIKREDKEDEENSTAEKSEDEKKDGKVSRGRTSQDEDDDEDLPAEVKVEREKERRVANNARERLRVRDINEAFKELGRMCQLHLSNDKPQTKLLILHQAVNVILNLEQQVRERNLNPKAACLKRREEEKVSGVVGDSQMQLSGGHPGLGGDGHNPVSHM
- the tcf3b gene encoding transcription factor 3b isoform X3, with protein sequence MLFFLRWFVYLAIYFTVGCCTFEKKKMFAPPVANGKNRPTTLASSQFGGSGLDERSGSSSWGPGEQNSPSFNQGRGYGEGSHYNEHDGLSSSPFLTSGIVGKNERVPYSSFGTQPGFLPSDMAMPSPDAMSPSGLKSGSQFYPSYPNNPRRRPSEGNIDTQPKKIRKVPPGLPSSVYASTSGEEFTRDGAGYPASKPGTVFPGSFYMQEPLHPSPDPWGTSGPLGQPGYSTMLGNSPHMGQPGPFSAINPQDRMNYPLHGSEVNGSLPSGFHSSSGGYGVSNHTPPINGTDGIMANRGTTAGSSGDEIGKALASIYPSDHNSNNFSSTPSTPVGSPQGIAAASQWPRPSGQAALSPNYEGGLQALQNKMEDRLEEAIHVLRSHAVGQGPSMGGAHSDMHNLLSAVSSVHNGGLGGLAQAFSNAGLALSNRHPAMMGSHHEDSAGLPPSSALLHGHHASVPAQPGGQTEGFTSLSGGMTRSTHSSSSSDIKREDKEDEENSTAEKSEDEKKDGKVSRGRTSQDEDDDEDLPAEVKVEREKERRVANNARERLRVRDINEAFKELGRMCQLHLSNDKPQTKLLILHQAVNVILNLEQQVRERNLNPKAACLKRREEEKVSGVVGDSQMQLSGGHPGLGGDGHNPVSHM
- the tcf3b gene encoding transcription factor 3b isoform X1, producing the protein MLFFLRWFVYLAIYFTVGCCTFEKKKMFAPPVANGKNRPTTLASSQFGGSGLDERSGSSSWGPGEQNSPSFNQGRGYGEGSHYNEHDGLSSSPFLTSGIVGKNERVPYSSFGTQPGFLPSDMAMPSPDAMSPSGLKSGSQFYPSYPNNPRRRPSEGNIDTQPKKIRKVPPGLPSSVYASTSGEEFTRDGAGYPASKPGTVFPGSFYMQEPLHPSPDPWGTSGPLGQPGYSTMLGNSPHMGQPGPFSAINPQDRMNYPLHGSEVNGSLPSGFHSSSGGYGVSNHTPPINGTDGIMANRGTTAGSSGDEIGKALASIYPSDHNSNNFSSTPSTPVGSPQGIAAAASQWPRPSGQAALSPNYEGGLQALQNKMEDRLEEAIHVLRSHAVGQGPSMGGAHSDMHNLLSAVSSVHNGGLGGLAQAFSNAGLALSNRHPAMMGSHHEDSAGLPPSSALLHGHHASVPAQPGGQTEGFTSLSGGMTRSTHSSSSSDIKREDKEDEENSTAEKSEDEKKDGKVSRGRTSQDEDDDEDLPAEVKVEREKERRVANNARERLRVRDINEAFKELGRMCQLHLSNDKPQTKLLILHQAVNVILNLEQQVRERNLNPKAACLKRREEEKVSGVVGDSQMQLSGGHPGLGGDGHNPVSHM
- the tcf3b gene encoding transcription factor 3b isoform X6; amino-acid sequence: MAVVGTDKELNDLLDFSAMFAPPVANGKNRPTTLASSQFGGSGLDERSGSSSWGPGEQNSPSFNQGRGYGEGSHYNEHDGLSSSPFLTSGIVGKNERVPYSSFGTQPGFLPSDMAMPSPDAMSPSGLKSGSQFYPSYPNNPRRRPSEGNIDTQPKKIRKVPPGLPSSVYASTSGEEFTRDGAGYPASKPGTVFPGSFYMQEPLHPSPDPWGTSGPLGQPGYSTMLGNSPHMGQPGPFSAINPQDRMNYPLHGSEVNGSLPSGFHSSSGGYGVSNHTPPINGTDGIMANRGTTAGSSGDEIGKALASIYPSDHNSNNFSSTPSTPVGSPQGIAAASQWPRPSGQAALSPNYEGGLQALQNKMEDRLEEAIHVLRSHAVGQGPSMGGAHSDMHNLLSAVSSVHNGGLGGLAQAFSNAGLALSNRHPAMMGSHHEDSAGLPPSSALLHGHHASVPAQPGGQTEGFTSLSGGMTRSTHSSSSSDIKREDKEDEENSTAEKSEDEKKDGKVSRGRTSQDEDDDEDLPAEVKVEREKERRVANNARERLRVRDINEAFKELGRMCQLHLSNDKPQTKLLILHQAVNVILNLEQQVRERNLNPKAACLKRREEEKVSGVVGDSQMQLSGGHPGLGGDGHNPVSHM
- the tcf3b gene encoding transcription factor 3b isoform X5 produces the protein MAVVGTDKELNDLLDFSAMFAPPVANGKNRPTTLASSQFGGSGLDERSGSSSWGPGEQNSPSFNQGRGYGEGSHYNEHDGLSSSPFLTSGIVGKNERVPYSSFGTQPGFLPSDMAMPSPDAMSPSGLKSGSQFYPSYPNNPRRRPSEGNIDTQPKKIRKVPPGLPSSVYASTSGEEFTRDGAGYPASKPGTVFPGSFYMQEPLHPSPDPWGTSGPLGQPGYSTMLGNSPHMGQPGPFSAINPQDRMNYPLHGSEVNGSLPSGFHSSSGGYGVSNHTPPINGTDGIMANRGTTAGSSGDEIGKALASIYPSDHNSNNFSSTPSTPVGSPQGIAAAASQWPRPSGQAALSPNYEGGLQALQNKMEDRLEEAIHVLRSHAVGQGPSMGGAHSDMHNLLSAVSSVHNGGLGGLAQAFSNAGLALSNRHPAMMGSHHEDSAGLPPSSALLHGHHASVPAQPGGQTEGFTSLSGGMTRSTHSSSSSDIKREDKEDEENSTAEKSEDEKKDGKVSRGRTSQDEDDDEDLPAEVKVEREKERRVANNARERLRVRDINEAFKELGRMCQLHLSNDKPQTKLLILHQAVNVILNLEQQVRERNLNPKAACLKRREEEKVSGVVGDSQMQLSGGHPGLGGDGHNPVSHM